In Cicer arietinum cultivar CDC Frontier isolate Library 1 chromosome 1, Cicar.CDCFrontier_v2.0, whole genome shotgun sequence, one DNA window encodes the following:
- the LOC101499303 gene encoding F-box protein At2g27310, protein MDSSNSTHSAITTLHPDIIQSHILTRLDGTTLSSAASTGSHLRRLCTEHHIWQKISTATWPSLQDPLLTPLIFTFPATYRSIFSDSFPTVHYSSLSSSTKSTPSLPKELISAVDIYYKDKSVFSKLIRTETYKGWFLSSPLWIELLDPNEIIHTHVKFEQNDVVEWLEENLSLSWIMIEPTRKRSVNLSSRLPVTVRRHWLTGELEVLYGVSMGLVQCIIKVTCCGKAGGEMHVREVSLTIDDMDGRHVIGRDSMVILQGAMENGERKKVDVEKLKESFAEFCVLKRERREGQMRREKAMDMVVMIVTIVIFGLLFRFGRFWA, encoded by the coding sequence ATGGATTCGTCTAATTCAACACACTCAGCCATCACCACCCTCCATCCTGACATAATCCAATCCCACATCCTCACTCGACTCGACGGCACAACTCTCTCTTCCGCCGCCTCCACCGGCTCTCACCTCCGCCGTCTCTGCACCGAACACCATATCTGGCAAAAAATCTCCACCGCCACATGGCCGTCTCTCCAAGACCCTCTTCTCACACCCCTCATATTTACTTTCCCCGCCACCTACCGTTCCATTTTCTCAGACTCATTCCCCACCGTTCACTACTCCTCTCTTTCTTCCTCAACAAAATCCACACCGTCACTTCCGAAAGAACTAATCTCAGCCGTTGATATTTACTACAAGGAcaaatccgtattttccaaACTCATCCGCACGGAAACCTATAAAGGATGGTTTCTATCTTCCCCTTTATGGATCGAACTTCTCGACCCGAACGAAATAATTCACACACACGTAAAATTCGAACAAAACGACGTCGTCGAGTGGCTCGAAGAAAATTTAAGCTTAAGTTGGATAATGATCGAACCAACACGTAAGCGTTCGGTTAACCTATCTAGCCGGTTACCGGTAACCGTGAGACGTCACTGGCTAACGGGTGAACTTGAGGTTTTATACGGTGTAAGTATGGGATTGGTGCAGTGCATTATAAAGGTCACGTGCTGTGGGAAAGCTGGGGGAGAGATGCACGTGAGGGAGGTGAGTCTTACTATAGATGATATGGATGGAAGGCATGTGATTGGGAGGGATAGTATGGTAATTTTGCAAGGAGCGATGGAAAATGGTGAGAGGAAAAAAGTGGATGTTGAAAAATTGAAGGAGAGTTTTGCGGAATTCTGTGTGTtgaagagagagagaagagagggGCAAATGAGGAGAGAGAAGGCGATGGATATGGTTGTTATGATAGTCACTATTGTCATTTTCGGTTTGCTCTTTCGATTTGGGAGGTTTTGGGCTTGA